In Thermosphaera sp., a genomic segment contains:
- a CDS encoding AAA family ATPase: MVRIAISGPPGSGKTTQAKKIAQHYGLKYFSAGEIFRDYARSKGLSLEELSLLAVKDPRIDLEIDRKTMEVAREDNIVLDGHLSAWIVSDMMDVRILVTAPVSLRILRIAGRDNIPLEKAYRETIVRENAQKKRFMEFYGIDLDDLSIFDVVVNTKLIGVEEAFQIIKTVIDKVLKGDRG, translated from the coding sequence ATGGTTAGAATAGCGATAAGCGGCCCCCCGGGAAGCGGTAAGACAACTCAGGCGAAGAAGATAGCGCAACACTATGGGCTGAAGTATTTTTCAGCCGGAGAGATATTCAGGGATTACGCGAGGTCGAAGGGCTTATCCCTCGAGGAGCTCAGCCTCCTCGCTGTAAAGGACCCTAGGATAGACTTGGAGATAGATAGGAAAACCATGGAGGTTGCAAGGGAAGACAACATTGTCTTGGATGGGCATCTATCAGCCTGGATAGTCTCAGACATGATGGATGTTAGAATACTGGTAACCGCCCCGGTCTCCCTTAGAATCCTTCGGATAGCGGGGAGGGATAACATCCCGCTGGAGAAAGCATATAGGGAGACGATCGTGAGGGAGAACGCGCAGAAGAAGAGGTTCATGGAGTTCTACGGGATAGACCTCGATGATCTATCGATATTCGACGTAGTTGTAAACACGAAGCTGATCGGGGTCGAGGAAGCATTCCAGATCATTAAGACGGTAATAGATAAGGTTTTAAAGGGGGATCGCGGTTAA
- a CDS encoding 50S ribosomal protein L14e: MPAIEIGRICVKVAGREAGRKCVVVDIVDENFVIITGPKSLTGVRRRKTNIKHIEPTDKIINIPKGAGDEDVLKAIGASGLTDFMTQVVKPKLSPI; the protein is encoded by the coding sequence ATGCCGGCCATCGAGATAGGTAGGATCTGTGTTAAAGTCGCTGGGCGCGAAGCAGGTAGAAAGTGTGTAGTAGTGGATATCGTAGACGAGAACTTCGTAATCATCACAGGGCCCAAATCCCTAACCGGCGTCAGAAGGAGGAAGACCAACATAAAACATATCGAGCCAACCGACAAGATTATAAACATCCCCAAGGGGGCAGGCGACGAGGATGTTTTGAAGGCGATAGGGGCGTCGGGACTAACCGACTTCATGACCCAGGTCGTAAAGCCCAAGCTCTCTCCTATATAA
- a CDS encoding tRNA pseudouridine synthase A, translated as MSLVDRGVEFIDHITRRAGYSNKWIVVRDVETDPAYGKLPYDRDIREHISYGVINLDKPPGPTSHEVVAWVKKLFNLDKAGHGGTLEPCGAGKPQGDRRTPSRLGQ; from the coding sequence ATGAGCCTCGTTGATAGAGGAGTCGAGTTCATAGACCATATTACTCGTAGAGCAGGATACTCTAACAAGTGGATAGTAGTGAGGGATGTCGAGACGGATCCAGCATACGGGAAGCTCCCATACGATAGGGACATCCGCGAGCACATATCGTACGGCGTGATAAATCTGGACAAACCCCCGGGCCCAACAAGCCACGAGGTCGTTGCATGGGTTAAGAAACTATTCAACCTTGACAAGGCCGGTCACGGGGGTACCCTAGAGCCCTGCGGGGCGGGGAAACCCCAAGGTGACCGGCGTACTCCCAGTAGGCTTGGACAATAG
- a CDS encoding RNA-guided pseudouridylation complex pseudouridine synthase subunit Cbf5 has product MTGVLPVGLDNSTKVIGNVVHSVKEYVMVVQLHEEVDLKRLEDALKYFTGEIYQRPPLRSSVKRVLRTRRVHEIRLLDVRDKFVLIRVSCDPGTYMRKLAHDMGLYLGIGAHMRELRRTRTGPYREDETLVKLQDVSDALYLWRAEGDERLLRKIILPVETAVAHLPKIIVNDLAVDAIAHGASLAAPGVARLTDNVEPGSTVAIFTLKGELVALAKALRRAGEIASMERGIVAKTKRVLMPAGVYPRYWKTSGKE; this is encoded by the coding sequence GTGACCGGCGTACTCCCAGTAGGCTTGGACAATAGCACTAAGGTCATCGGCAACGTGGTCCATTCCGTCAAGGAGTACGTCATGGTCGTGCAGTTGCATGAAGAAGTTGACTTGAAGAGGCTTGAAGACGCATTAAAGTACTTCACAGGGGAGATTTATCAGAGGCCTCCGTTAAGGTCCAGCGTGAAGAGAGTCCTGAGAACTAGGAGGGTGCACGAGATAAGGCTTCTCGACGTTAGGGATAAGTTCGTGCTCATTAGAGTCTCATGCGACCCCGGCACCTACATGAGGAAGCTCGCACACGATATGGGCCTGTACCTTGGGATCGGCGCTCACATGAGAGAGTTGAGGAGGACTAGGACGGGACCCTACAGGGAGGACGAAACCCTCGTTAAACTCCAGGACGTCAGCGATGCTCTATACTTGTGGCGGGCCGAGGGTGATGAGAGGTTGCTGAGGAAGATAATCCTCCCCGTTGAGACAGCAGTAGCCCACTTGCCCAAGATTATTGTGAACGACCTCGCAGTCGACGCAATAGCTCACGGAGCGAGCCTCGCGGCCCCAGGTGTTGCAAGGCTCACTGATAACGTTGAACCCGGTTCTACAGTGGCCATATTCACGTTGAAGGGCGAGCTCGTCGCTTTGGCCAAGGCCTTGAGGAGGGCGGGTGAAATAGCCAGTATGGAGAGAGGAATTGTAGCCAAGACAAAGAGGGTTTTAATGCCCGCCGGCGTCTACCCTAGGTATTGGAAGACTAGTGGAAAGGAGTGA
- a CDS encoding methyltransferase: protein MHYFKPARKGEKVLIPFTIHGHTFEFLSYKSLFSGSQVDEGTRLLLENIKTPDEGVVLDVGCGYGVIGVVVAKLNPRLKVYMTDVNPLAVETASYNAELNGVSDNTVVLLGDRYEPVKNMVFDAIYSNPPLSAGMRIVEDIVLNARKHLSPKGFAQFVLARGGSYLSEKARETYRVVEAKSKKGYILLYLEP from the coding sequence ATGCACTACTTCAAGCCGGCTAGAAAAGGCGAAAAAGTCCTAATACCGTTCACGATACACGGTCACACGTTCGAGTTTCTGTCCTACAAGAGCTTGTTCTCGGGCTCCCAGGTCGACGAGGGCACGAGACTCCTCTTGGAGAACATTAAAACCCCTGATGAAGGAGTAGTGTTGGACGTTGGATGCGGCTACGGGGTTATAGGAGTAGTGGTCGCGAAGTTGAACCCTAGGCTGAAAGTATATATGACCGACGTAAACCCCCTGGCTGTTGAAACAGCCTCGTACAACGCGGAGTTGAACGGGGTCTCCGATAACACGGTAGTTCTACTGGGCGACCGCTACGAGCCCGTTAAAAACATGGTGTTCGATGCAATATATTCGAACCCCCCGCTCTCAGCAGGCATGAGGATCGTGGAAGACATAGTCTTAAACGCGCGGAAGCATCTCTCCCCGAAGGGTTTCGCACAGTTCGTGCTAGCGAGAGGCGGGTCGTACCTATCCGAGAAAGCACGGGAGACATACCGAGTAGTAGAGGCTAAGAGTAAAAAAGGTTATATTCTCCTATACTTAGAACCATAA
- a CDS encoding DUF1722 domain-containing protein, with amino-acid sequence MILFARPRILYSECLGIRPVRHDGNIIFDAFAEELKKHVEVVPVCPEVSIGLGVPRNPVVLFEDGGVVELVDTVTGEKLASRMREFSTRFLEKLVVDGALLKAGSPSCGVGDAKVYGAGRRVLRKSDGLFTSILRTSSRWIPVESEKRLLSYGVRRLFLTRIYALADLRVTIDGLRGVEDLVDFHRRYKYLLMLHNPSILKKLGRLIADRSLSNPSELAAAYRSLFVEALRREPSRRSYVNVFTHIYGHVKRELNPEERRFVLTLIEKYRDGGESLNTLLAYFRGFIYRFGNKYLAEQRFIKPYPEELDHAPPGSSLE; translated from the coding sequence ATGATCCTTTTCGCGAGGCCGAGGATCTTATACAGTGAGTGCTTGGGGATAAGGCCCGTAAGGCATGATGGGAACATCATATTCGATGCATTCGCAGAGGAGCTTAAAAAGCACGTCGAAGTCGTCCCTGTTTGCCCGGAGGTGTCGATAGGTCTTGGGGTTCCCAGAAACCCCGTGGTCCTATTCGAGGATGGGGGAGTGGTTGAGCTGGTAGACACTGTCACGGGGGAGAAGCTGGCATCGAGGATGAGGGAGTTTTCAACCAGGTTTCTCGAAAAACTCGTCGTTGACGGTGCCTTATTGAAGGCTGGGAGCCCCTCCTGCGGAGTGGGAGATGCTAAAGTGTATGGAGCAGGGAGGAGAGTGTTGAGGAAGAGCGATGGATTGTTCACGAGCATTCTTAGAACTAGTTCTCGGTGGATACCTGTTGAAAGCGAGAAGAGGTTGTTGAGCTACGGTGTTAGGAGGCTGTTTCTCACGAGGATCTACGCGCTCGCAGATCTCCGCGTGACGATCGACGGCTTGAGAGGAGTCGAGGACCTCGTAGATTTTCACAGGAGGTATAAGTACTTGTTGATGTTGCACAATCCATCAATCCTCAAGAAGCTTGGACGCTTAATTGCCGATAGATCATTAAGCAACCCCAGCGAGCTAGCAGCGGCTTACAGGAGCTTATTCGTTGAAGCGCTGAGGAGGGAACCCTCTAGGCGCTCCTACGTAAACGTCTTCACCCACATATACGGGCATGTGAAAAGGGAGTTGAATCCTGAGGAGAGGAGATTCGTGTTAACGCTTATTGAAAAATACAGAGATGGGGGAGAGAGTTTGAATACCCTCCTGGCCTACTTCCGCGGTTTCATCTACAGATTCGGCAACAAGTATCTCGCGGAACAGAGGTTCATCAAACCCTACCCCGAGGAGCTGGATCACGCTCCTCCCGGCTCAAGCTTGGAGTAG
- a CDS encoding NifB/NifX family molybdenum-iron cluster-binding protein, which yields MKIGVPVVKVQEDYYVNPHFGRSRFFAIVESMKDGYSIKEVVENPSASHEHGRGDAVVSILHQKGVEAVLVAGLGPGAFARLRTLGMKIYAVPKAGEGLVRLKDALEMFSKGALREAEGPVEH from the coding sequence TTGAAAATAGGGGTTCCAGTAGTTAAAGTGCAAGAAGACTATTACGTGAACCCTCATTTCGGGAGATCACGCTTCTTCGCCATCGTCGAGTCGATGAAAGATGGCTACTCAATCAAGGAGGTCGTTGAAAACCCGAGCGCGAGCCATGAACATGGGAGAGGGGACGCAGTGGTCAGCATTCTCCATCAGAAGGGAGTTGAAGCAGTATTAGTAGCTGGGCTGGGGCCTGGGGCTTTCGCGAGGCTCAGAACGCTGGGGATGAAAATCTACGCAGTCCCCAAGGCGGGGGAGGGGCTGGTTCGCCTCAAGGATGCGCTGGAAATGTTTTCTAAAGGAGCCCTCCGAGAGGCGGAGGGACCGGTCGAACACTAG
- a CDS encoding DUF134 domain-containing protein encodes MPRGGPWRCRRKITSCSTRGEEFMYIPVKAVMGVEPSSVIEIYDYELEALKLVHLDGLSTDEAALRMGVSKATFWRILESCRWKLAKAFSEKRPLKLVSETIENGPGPGG; translated from the coding sequence ATGCCTAGAGGCGGCCCATGGAGGTGCAGGAGGAAAATTACCTCCTGTTCCACGAGAGGAGAAGAATTCATGTACATACCCGTTAAAGCAGTCATGGGGGTTGAACCATCTAGTGTCATCGAGATTTACGACTACGAGTTAGAGGCGCTGAAGCTTGTCCACTTGGATGGATTATCGACGGATGAAGCAGCGCTGAGAATGGGGGTTTCAAAAGCAACTTTCTGGAGGATTCTTGAATCATGCAGGTGGAAGCTAGCCAAGGCGTTCTCCGAGAAGAGGCCTTTAAAACTGGTTTCAGAAACCATCGAGAACGGTCCTGGCCCCGGAGGATAG
- a CDS encoding SDR family NAD(P)-dependent oxidoreductase, translating into MSHEGKVAIVTGAAMGIGREIAVKLSREGAYTVLFDLSEKVFETAKELKAQGLRAMAVRGDVSNKHDVEKAVNMVVGELGRIDILVNNAGIYPFKPFLEMTEDEWDKVMNVNVKGVFYFTRTVAPIMVRNNYGRIVNVSSIAGTVVGFPGLTHYCASKAAILGFTRALALELARFNITVNAVAPGPVETPGTLKGLTGEVLESFKRSIPVGRLGIPADIAEAVAFLTTERAGFITGQLIIVDGGYTIQ; encoded by the coding sequence ATGAGTCATGAGGGAAAGGTCGCAATAGTTACCGGGGCCGCGATGGGTATTGGAAGGGAGATTGCTGTTAAACTCTCGAGAGAAGGGGCCTACACCGTCCTGTTCGACCTCTCGGAAAAAGTCTTCGAAACTGCCAAGGAGCTTAAGGCTCAAGGCTTAAGGGCGATGGCCGTAAGAGGGGACGTGTCCAATAAGCACGACGTGGAGAAGGCAGTAAACATGGTTGTCGGTGAGTTGGGTAGAATCGACATACTGGTCAATAATGCTGGGATATATCCTTTCAAACCCTTCCTTGAGATGACTGAGGATGAATGGGACAAAGTTATGAACGTTAATGTGAAAGGGGTTTTCTATTTCACGAGAACGGTTGCACCCATAATGGTCAGGAACAATTATGGGAGAATAGTTAACGTTTCATCGATCGCGGGGACGGTAGTGGGCTTTCCAGGGCTAACCCATTACTGTGCGTCTAAAGCGGCAATATTGGGCTTCACGAGAGCCCTCGCTCTTGAACTGGCAAGGTTCAATATAACGGTGAACGCGGTTGCCCCCGGGCCGGTTGAAACACCGGGAACGTTGAAGGGTTTGACTGGGGAGGTGTTGGAGTCCTTTAAGAGATCGATACCTGTTGGAAGACTCGGGATTCCAGCCGATATTGCCGAGGCAGTAGCGTTCCTTACCACTGAGAGAGCTGGATTCATAACTGGGCAGTTAATAATTGTCGATGGAGGTTATACTATTCAATAA